One Mycolicibacter sp. MU0083 DNA window includes the following coding sequences:
- a CDS encoding serine/threonine-protein kinase PknH/PknJ translates to MGTVYLAANPTLPRHDALKVLSAELSRNPDFRARFLREADVASGLDHPNIVSVYSRGQTDEGQLWIAMQFVDGDDADAALRAGTMTPWRAVHIIGCVAKALDYAHSRGVVHRDIKPANFLLSGPVGPDERVLLGDFGIARALDDVGLTATGSVLATVAYAAPEVLSGMAFDGRADIYSLGCTLYALLTGATPYPATNGPAAVMMAHLQRPAPRVTDVVPALPAGLDGVIATAMAKDPAQRFPSASAFADAARAVLADPHRRWAAPEPARPAGPPERRSRRTLLAASGVAALLLVGGSVTAVAVNRQSGGGTPDTAASAALTVTADRESEAAQGPPATDVQASALRSILLTAAEIRADASGEPVVLEGDGIVLPDDADAVDDRECVGVWAPAQERVYGSSGFAGAQVQVLRAMYRKSFEDGVVQAALAFPTQAAAIRSLQQQQKQWETCSGRSLAVTLPGEPTLVWELGRQTTVSGTVQVDVKTADGGAACQHGIGVRGNVLIDIRQCRTRGVVDVGALVYATAGKVPRR, encoded by the coding sequence ATGGGGACGGTGTATCTGGCCGCCAATCCGACCCTGCCGCGGCACGATGCGCTCAAGGTGCTGTCGGCGGAGTTGTCCCGCAACCCGGATTTCCGGGCACGGTTCCTGCGGGAGGCCGATGTGGCGTCCGGCCTCGACCACCCCAACATCGTGTCGGTCTACAGCCGTGGGCAGACCGACGAAGGCCAACTGTGGATCGCCATGCAGTTCGTCGACGGCGACGACGCCGATGCCGCGCTGCGCGCCGGGACCATGACGCCGTGGCGTGCCGTGCACATCATCGGGTGCGTCGCCAAGGCGCTGGACTACGCGCACTCCCGCGGGGTGGTGCATCGCGACATCAAACCGGCCAACTTCTTACTCTCCGGGCCGGTCGGCCCGGACGAACGAGTATTGCTGGGCGACTTCGGAATCGCTCGTGCACTCGACGACGTCGGCTTGACCGCCACCGGATCGGTGCTGGCGACGGTGGCCTACGCGGCCCCGGAAGTGCTCTCGGGCATGGCTTTTGACGGCCGAGCCGACATCTACTCGCTGGGCTGCACGCTGTACGCCCTGCTGACCGGAGCGACACCGTATCCGGCCACCAACGGCCCGGCGGCGGTGATGATGGCCCACCTGCAGCGACCGGCGCCGCGGGTCACCGACGTGGTGCCGGCGCTACCGGCGGGGTTGGACGGTGTGATCGCCACGGCGATGGCCAAGGACCCGGCACAACGGTTCCCCTCGGCCAGTGCATTCGCCGATGCGGCACGCGCGGTACTGGCGGATCCCCACCGACGGTGGGCGGCGCCGGAACCGGCGCGCCCCGCCGGGCCGCCGGAACGTCGCAGCCGGCGAACGCTGCTCGCGGCGTCCGGGGTGGCGGCCCTGCTGCTGGTCGGCGGGTCGGTGACCGCGGTGGCGGTGAACCGGCAGAGCGGCGGCGGGACACCCGACACCGCCGCGTCGGCGGCCTTGACGGTGACCGCCGACCGCGAATCGGAAGCCGCGCAGGGCCCGCCGGCCACCGATGTCCAGGCCTCGGCGTTGCGGTCGATTCTGTTGACCGCAGCGGAGATTCGCGCCGATGCATCCGGCGAGCCGGTGGTACTGGAGGGCGACGGGATCGTCCTGCCCGACGACGCCGATGCCGTCGACGATCGCGAATGCGTGGGCGTGTGGGCGCCGGCGCAGGAACGCGTATACGGCAGCAGCGGTTTCGCCGGCGCGCAGGTGCAGGTGTTGCGCGCCATGTACCGGAAGTCGTTCGAGGACGGCGTCGTGCAAGCCGCACTGGCGTTCCCCACCCAGGCCGCCGCCATCCGCTCGCTGCAACAGCAGCAGAAGCAGTGGGAGACCTGCTCCGGCCGGTCCCTCGCGGTGACACTGCCCGGCGAGCCGACGCTGGTGTGGGAGCTGGGCCGACAGACGACGGTCTCCGGCACGGTCCAAGTCGACGTGAAAACGGCCGACGGCGGAGCGGCCTGCCAACACGGCATCGGGGTGCGCGGCAACGTCCTGATCGACATCAGGCAGTGTCGAACCCGGGGCGTCGTCGATGTGGGGGCACTGGTCTACGCGACCGCGGGCAAGGTGCCCCGGCGCTGA
- a CDS encoding GNAT family N-acetyltransferase produces the protein MLVNLWPFKAVQHPGWPSVLGPLRVAAGVIRLRPVRMRDGVTWSRIRLADRAYLEQWEPTIDVDWETRHNSSAWPPLCSSLRTEARNGRMLPYVIELDGRFCGQLTVGNITHGALRSAWIGYWVSSAVAGGGVATGAVALGLDHCFGPTRLHRVEATVRPENGASRAVLAKAGFREEGLLRRYLDVDGAWRDHLLVAMTVEEVAGSVTSRLIQSGRAARV, from the coding sequence ATGCTGGTCAATCTGTGGCCGTTCAAGGCCGTTCAGCACCCCGGCTGGCCGAGCGTGCTCGGGCCGCTTCGGGTGGCCGCCGGGGTGATCCGGCTGCGGCCGGTGCGGATGCGCGACGGTGTCACGTGGAGCCGGATCCGGTTGGCCGACCGCGCCTACCTGGAGCAGTGGGAGCCCACCATCGATGTGGATTGGGAGACCCGGCACAACAGTTCCGCGTGGCCGCCCCTGTGCTCGAGTCTGCGCACCGAGGCCCGCAACGGGCGGATGCTGCCGTACGTCATCGAACTCGACGGGCGGTTCTGCGGCCAGTTGACGGTGGGAAACATCACCCATGGCGCGCTTCGATCGGCCTGGATCGGCTACTGGGTGTCCAGCGCGGTGGCCGGTGGCGGAGTGGCGACCGGCGCGGTCGCGCTCGGGCTCGACCACTGCTTCGGCCCCACCCGATTGCACCGGGTGGAGGCCACCGTGCGCCCGGAGAACGGGGCCAGTCGGGCGGTGCTGGCCAAGGCCGGGTTCCGGGAGGAGGGGCTGCTGCGGCGTTACCTCGACGTCGACGGCGCATGGCGGGATCACCTGCTGGTGGCGATGACGGTCGAGGAGGTCGCCGGATCGGTGACGTCGCGGCTGATCCAGTCCGGCCGCGCCGCCCGGGTCTGA
- a CDS encoding SAF domain-containing protein, which yields MGDSLDPTLASRLSQALRPDWVRTERARRLTAGALVLLAAVAAIRPDPGDDLVEVVVASHDIAPGKVLTDGDVTVESRSARTIPDGAATDRSALVHNALAGPARRGEILTDVRLLGSRLTEAAAGPDARIVGVHPADTALADLIHPGDVVDVVTASPDESTEPPNPPRVLAGGGIVVLVSDNHDHDDRVVLIALPATAAVAVAGATLTQAVTLTLR from the coding sequence ATGGGCGACTCGCTCGATCCCACCCTGGCCAGTCGGCTCTCCCAGGCCCTGCGCCCGGACTGGGTACGCACCGAGCGCGCGCGACGGCTGACCGCCGGCGCCCTGGTGCTGTTGGCCGCAGTCGCGGCGATCCGCCCCGACCCGGGCGACGACCTGGTCGAGGTGGTGGTGGCCAGTCACGACATCGCACCCGGGAAGGTGCTCACCGATGGTGACGTCACCGTCGAAAGCCGCTCTGCCCGAACGATTCCCGACGGCGCCGCCACCGATCGGAGCGCGCTGGTGCACAACGCGCTGGCCGGCCCGGCCCGCCGCGGTGAGATCCTCACCGACGTCCGGCTGCTGGGCAGCAGGCTCACCGAAGCCGCGGCCGGGCCCGACGCCCGGATCGTGGGTGTGCATCCCGCCGACACCGCATTGGCCGACCTGATCCATCCCGGCGACGTGGTCGACGTGGTGACGGCCTCCCCCGACGAGTCGACCGAACCGCCCAACCCACCGCGCGTGCTGGCCGGCGGCGGGATCGTGGTGTTGGTCTCCGACAACCACGACCACGACGACCGGGTGGTCTTGATCGCGTTGCCGGCCACCGCCGCGGTGGCGGTGGCCGGTGCCACGCTGACTCAGGCCGTCACACTGACCCTGCGCTGA
- a CDS encoding UTP--glucose-1-phosphate uridylyltransferase, producing the protein MPTPKVPIPRTAIVPAAGLGTRFLPATKTVPKELLPVVDTPGIELVAAEAAEAGAERLVIVTSEGKDGVVAHFVEDLVLEGTLEARGKKAMLAKVRRAPELIKVESVVQAEPLGLGHAVSCVEPTLSDDEDAVAVLLPDDLVLPTGVLEVMSAVRARRGGTVLCAIEVTPEEVSAYGVFDVEPLPDGDNPDVMAVKGMVEKPKAQDAPSMYAAAGRYVLDRAVFDALRRIDRGAGGEVQLTDAIALMIAEGHPVHVVVHRGSRHDLGNPGGYLKAAVDFALDRDDYGPDLRRWLVARLGLAEN; encoded by the coding sequence ATGCCCACTCCGAAGGTTCCGATTCCGCGCACCGCCATTGTGCCCGCGGCAGGTCTGGGCACCCGTTTTCTGCCCGCCACCAAGACGGTGCCCAAAGAGCTGCTGCCGGTCGTCGACACCCCCGGGATCGAACTGGTCGCCGCCGAAGCCGCCGAGGCCGGCGCCGAGCGGTTGGTGATCGTCACCTCCGAGGGCAAGGACGGCGTGGTCGCGCACTTCGTCGAAGACCTGGTGCTGGAAGGCACGCTGGAGGCCCGCGGCAAGAAGGCGATGCTGGCCAAGGTGCGGCGCGCCCCCGAGCTGATCAAGGTGGAGTCGGTGGTGCAGGCCGAGCCGCTCGGCCTGGGCCATGCCGTCAGCTGTGTCGAGCCCACCCTGTCCGACGACGAGGACGCCGTCGCGGTCCTGCTCCCCGACGACCTGGTGCTGCCCACCGGCGTGCTGGAGGTCATGTCGGCGGTGCGGGCTCGCCGCGGCGGCACCGTGCTGTGCGCCATCGAGGTCACCCCCGAAGAGGTCAGCGCCTACGGCGTGTTCGACGTGGAACCGCTGCCCGACGGCGACAACCCGGACGTGATGGCCGTCAAGGGGATGGTCGAGAAGCCCAAGGCCCAAGACGCGCCGTCGATGTATGCCGCGGCCGGACGCTACGTGCTGGACCGGGCGGTGTTCGACGCGCTGCGGAGGATCGACCGGGGGGCCGGCGGCGAGGTGCAGCTCACCGATGCCATCGCGTTGATGATCGCCGAAGGGCATCCCGTGCACGTCGTGGTGCACCGCGGATCGCGACACGATCTGGGAAATCCGGGCGGCTACCTCAAAGCTGCGGTTGACTTTGCCCTGGACCGTGACGACTACGGCCCTGACCTGCGTCGGTGGCTGGTCGCGCGGCTGGGCTTGGCGGAGAACTGA
- a CDS encoding nuclear transport factor 2 family protein, with amino-acid sequence MTRCRVVAVVWSVLVIGCVAACSSTTTGRPVAGEDSAVVTAEVTPPAAPEPAPPPPPPMSDEDQVRAAVMTFQDAYNVQNWDAYRAMMCPAMRDRFTGPVMEMLKKTRTDSGLTNATVTAVEIDGDTARATLDSHSEAVGQMTVSLPLERSDGWKICQVD; translated from the coding sequence ATGACACGGTGTCGCGTCGTCGCGGTGGTGTGGTCGGTGCTGGTGATCGGCTGCGTCGCGGCGTGTTCGAGCACGACCACGGGCCGACCGGTGGCCGGGGAGGACAGTGCGGTGGTGACCGCCGAGGTGACCCCGCCGGCCGCCCCGGAACCCGCCCCGCCGCCACCCCCGCCGATGTCCGACGAGGATCAGGTCCGCGCGGCCGTCATGACGTTCCAGGACGCCTACAACGTGCAGAACTGGGATGCCTACCGGGCGATGATGTGCCCGGCGATGCGTGACCGGTTCACCGGTCCGGTCATGGAGATGCTCAAGAAGACCCGCACCGACAGCGGGCTGACCAACGCGACCGTGACCGCGGTGGAGATCGACGGGGACACCGCGCGGGCGACCCTGGATTCCCACAGTGAGGCGGTGGGGCAGATGACGGTGTCGCTGCCGCTGGAACGCTCCGACGGCTGGAAGATCTGTCAGGTCGACTGA
- a CDS encoding S1C family serine protease, which translates to MTNYPGYYPPQQQPDRSQQTGAQAADQRGQAGYPGGTAPGSYPPHYDWRYGQQQTAYRPAYDASYGRPGSPNGPGTGAPKRSRTPGLVIGAVAIAAVSGVMGGLVGSAMRPDHQSAAAGSHAPSIQPPGVPAAVNLPDGSVEKVAAKVVPSVVTLETDLGRASEEGSGIILSADGMILTNNHVVSAAAAKGDGPARAQPKTTVTFFDGRTASFTVVGTDPASDIAVVRVQGVSDLTPITIGSSADLRVGQHVVAVGSPLGLEGTVTTGIVSALNRPVSTSGEAGNQNTVLDAIQTDAAINPGNSGGALVNMNGDLVGINSAIATMGGDSADAQSGSIGLGFAIPVDQAKRIADELISSPDHTASHASLGVKVTSERSLHGAKVVEVVPGEAAAKAGLPEGATVTAVNNRPIGSADALVAAVRSKAPGDQITLTYLDPTGASKTAQVTLGKAPQ; encoded by the coding sequence ATGACGAACTACCCGGGGTACTACCCGCCGCAGCAGCAACCGGACCGGTCGCAGCAGACCGGTGCGCAGGCGGCGGACCAGCGCGGGCAGGCCGGCTATCCCGGCGGCACCGCGCCGGGTTCGTACCCACCGCACTACGACTGGCGTTACGGCCAGCAACAGACGGCATACCGCCCCGCCTATGACGCGTCCTACGGCCGGCCCGGGTCCCCCAACGGTCCGGGCACCGGCGCACCGAAGCGGTCGCGCACGCCGGGACTGGTCATCGGGGCGGTGGCCATCGCGGCCGTCTCCGGTGTGATGGGCGGTCTGGTGGGCTCGGCGATGCGCCCCGACCACCAGTCCGCCGCCGCCGGCAGCCACGCGCCGAGCATCCAGCCGCCGGGAGTGCCCGCCGCGGTGAACCTGCCGGACGGATCGGTGGAGAAGGTCGCGGCGAAGGTGGTCCCCAGCGTGGTGACGCTGGAGACCGATCTGGGCCGGGCGTCCGAGGAGGGCTCCGGCATCATCCTGTCGGCCGACGGGATGATCTTGACCAACAACCATGTGGTCTCCGCCGCCGCGGCCAAGGGCGACGGGCCCGCCAGGGCACAGCCGAAGACCACCGTGACGTTCTTCGACGGCCGCACGGCGTCGTTCACCGTGGTGGGTACCGATCCGGCCAGCGACATCGCCGTGGTGCGGGTCCAGGGCGTCTCGGATCTGACCCCGATCACGATCGGCTCGTCGGCGGACCTGCGGGTGGGACAGCACGTGGTGGCCGTCGGATCGCCCCTCGGCCTGGAAGGCACCGTGACGACCGGGATCGTCAGCGCCCTCAACCGGCCGGTCTCCACCAGTGGCGAAGCCGGCAACCAGAACACCGTGCTCGACGCCATCCAGACCGATGCCGCCATCAACCCGGGCAACTCCGGCGGCGCGCTGGTCAACATGAACGGCGACCTGGTCGGCATCAACTCCGCGATCGCCACCATGGGTGGTGACTCCGCCGACGCCCAGAGCGGCTCCATCGGCCTGGGCTTCGCGATCCCGGTGGATCAGGCCAAGCGGATCGCCGACGAGCTGATCAGTTCGCCCGACCACACCGCCTCGCATGCCTCACTGGGCGTGAAGGTCACCAGCGAACGCAGCCTGCACGGCGCCAAGGTGGTCGAGGTGGTGCCGGGAGAGGCCGCGGCCAAGGCCGGATTGCCCGAGGGTGCGACGGTGACCGCGGTCAACAACCGCCCCATCGGCAGCGCCGACGCGCTGGTGGCCGCGGTGCGGTCCAAGGCGCCCGGCGACCAGATCACGCTGACCTATCTGGACCCCACCGGGGCATCCAAGACCGCGCAGGTCACCCTGGGCAAAGCGCCGCAGTGA
- a CDS encoding MogA/MoaB family molybdenum cofactor biosynthesis protein — translation MEQSRELAGRALVVVVDDRTAHGDEDHSGPLVTELLAEGGFMVDGVVAVSADEVEIRNALNTAVIGGVDLVVSVGGTGVTPRDVAPEATLEILDREILGIAEALRASGLAAGIADAGLSRGLAGVSGSTLVVNLAGSRAAVRDGMATLNPLAAAIIGQLSSLEI, via the coding sequence ATGGAGCAGTCCCGAGAACTCGCAGGCCGCGCCCTCGTCGTCGTCGTCGACGACCGCACGGCACACGGCGACGAGGACCACAGTGGCCCGTTGGTCACCGAATTGCTGGCCGAAGGCGGGTTCATGGTCGACGGCGTGGTGGCCGTCTCCGCCGACGAGGTGGAGATCCGCAACGCGCTCAACACCGCGGTGATCGGCGGGGTCGACCTGGTGGTGTCGGTGGGCGGCACCGGGGTCACCCCCCGGGACGTGGCACCGGAAGCCACCCTCGAGATCCTGGACCGCGAGATCCTCGGTATCGCCGAGGCGCTGCGGGCGTCCGGGCTGGCGGCCGGGATCGCCGACGCCGGCCTGTCGCGGGGGCTGGCCGGAGTGTCGGGCAGCACCCTGGTGGTCAACCTGGCCGGGTCGCGCGCGGCGGTGCGCGACGGCATGGCGACGCTGAACCCGCTGGCCGCCGCGATCATCGGGCAGCTGTCCAGCCTGGAGATATAG
- a CDS encoding FmdB family zinc ribbon protein produces MPTYSYACTECSNRFDVVQAFTDDSLTTCEQCNGRLRKIFGKVGVVFKGSGFYRTDNRDSGKSSSAGANSAGSTSSGDSSGGSGDGGTKSSADSGTKSGDGAKAASSSTSAPAAASA; encoded by the coding sequence GTGCCCACCTACAGCTACGCCTGCACCGAGTGCAGCAACCGCTTCGACGTGGTCCAGGCCTTCACCGACGACTCCCTGACCACCTGCGAGCAGTGCAACGGCCGGCTGCGCAAGATCTTCGGCAAGGTGGGCGTGGTGTTCAAGGGCAGCGGCTTCTACCGCACCGACAACCGCGACTCGGGCAAATCCTCCTCGGCCGGTGCGAACTCGGCCGGCTCCACCTCGTCGGGCGACTCCAGCGGCGGCTCCGGCGACGGCGGCACCAAGTCCTCCGCCGACAGCGGCACCAAATCCGGTGACGGCGCCAAGGCCGCTTCGTCGTCGACGTCGGCGCCGGCGGCCGCCTCCGCCTGA
- a CDS encoding MscL family protein, with translation MLKGFKNFLMRDDVITVAIGLVVALAFSNLVEAFTKSVINPLVAAAQPDTAGLGLGYQLGAAGNEATFIDLGAFISAIIYFIVFMATVYFLIVTPYKHIQQRRGKSVFGDAPATKACPECLSDIPAEATKCKFCASPQRAAA, from the coding sequence ATGCTAAAAGGGTTCAAGAATTTTTTGATGCGTGATGACGTCATCACCGTCGCCATCGGTTTGGTGGTGGCCTTGGCGTTCTCCAACCTGGTCGAGGCATTCACCAAGAGTGTGATCAACCCGCTGGTCGCGGCGGCGCAACCCGACACCGCCGGGCTCGGCCTGGGCTACCAGTTGGGGGCGGCCGGCAACGAGGCCACGTTCATCGATCTCGGTGCCTTCATCTCGGCGATCATCTACTTCATCGTGTTCATGGCGACCGTCTACTTCCTGATCGTGACGCCGTACAAGCACATCCAGCAGCGGCGCGGGAAGTCCGTCTTCGGTGACGCCCCGGCGACCAAGGCCTGCCCGGAGTGCCTGTCCGACATTCCCGCCGAAGCGACCAAGTGCAAGTTCTGCGCCAGCCCGCAACGGGCCGCGGCCTAG
- the glp gene encoding gephyrin-like molybdotransferase Glp, with amino-acid sequence MRSVEEQQARVAAAAVAPRPVRVAIAEAQGLMCAEEVVAERPMPAFDQAAIDGYAVRSVDVYGADAIGDTSEGPGRDDEVVTLPVLGIIEAGARTPTRLQPKLATRIQTGAPMPTLADAVLPLRWTDGGNSRVRVLRGVRPGDYVRRVGDDVQPGDIAVRAGTVVGAAQVGLLAAVGRDRVLVHPRPRVSVLAVGGELVDVNRAPGNGQVYDVDSYALAAAARDAGAEVNRVGIVSNDPKKLREVVESQLSRAEVVVITGGVGGAAADEVRKVLSDLGDIEVSRIAMHPGSVQGFGQLGPEGVPTFLLPTNPLSALVIFEVMIRPLVRMSLGKREPMRRMVQARTLGPIASMPGRKGYLRGQLMRDEQNGEYLVQVLGTSGSTSSHLLATLAEANSLVVVPEEVEQIAAGEWVDVAFLAQRG; translated from the coding sequence GTGCGTTCGGTTGAGGAGCAGCAGGCCCGGGTTGCGGCTGCCGCGGTGGCGCCGCGGCCGGTCCGGGTGGCGATCGCCGAGGCGCAGGGGCTGATGTGCGCCGAAGAGGTCGTCGCGGAGCGGCCGATGCCGGCCTTCGACCAGGCGGCCATCGACGGTTATGCGGTGCGCAGCGTCGACGTCTACGGTGCCGACGCGATCGGCGACACCTCGGAGGGGCCCGGTCGCGACGACGAGGTCGTCACCCTGCCGGTGTTGGGCATCATCGAAGCCGGCGCGCGCACCCCGACCCGGCTGCAGCCCAAGCTGGCCACCCGGATTCAGACCGGGGCGCCGATGCCCACCCTGGCCGACGCGGTGTTGCCGCTGCGCTGGACCGACGGCGGCAACTCCCGGGTCCGGGTGTTGCGCGGGGTCCGGCCGGGCGACTACGTGCGCCGGGTCGGCGACGACGTCCAACCCGGCGACATCGCGGTGCGGGCCGGCACCGTCGTCGGCGCGGCCCAGGTAGGGCTGTTGGCGGCGGTGGGGCGCGACCGGGTGCTGGTCCATCCGCGCCCGCGGGTGTCGGTGCTGGCCGTCGGCGGTGAACTGGTCGACGTGAACCGGGCGCCCGGCAACGGGCAGGTCTACGACGTCGACTCCTATGCGCTGGCCGCGGCCGCTCGCGACGCGGGCGCGGAGGTGAACCGGGTCGGCATCGTCAGCAACGACCCGAAGAAGCTGCGCGAGGTGGTCGAGAGCCAGCTCAGCCGCGCCGAGGTGGTGGTGATCACCGGGGGCGTCGGCGGTGCGGCGGCCGATGAGGTGCGCAAGGTGCTGTCGGATCTCGGTGACATCGAGGTCTCCCGAATCGCCATGCACCCGGGTTCGGTGCAGGGCTTCGGGCAGCTGGGGCCCGAAGGCGTGCCGACGTTCCTGCTGCCCACCAATCCGTTGAGCGCGCTGGTGATCTTCGAGGTGATGATTCGCCCGCTGGTCCGGATGTCGCTGGGCAAACGCGAACCCATGCGCCGCATGGTGCAGGCGCGTACCTTGGGGCCGATCGCGTCCATGCCCGGCCGCAAGGGTTATCTGCGTGGCCAGTTGATGCGCGACGAGCAGAACGGTGAATATCTGGTGCAGGTGCTCGGCACCTCGGGCTCGACGTCGTCGCATCTGCTGGCCACGCTGGCCGAGGCCAACAGCCTGGTGGTGGTTCCCGAGGAGGTCGAACAGATCGCGGCCGGCGAGTGGGTCGACGTCGCCTTCCTGGCCCAGCGGGGTTGA
- a CDS encoding 5-formyltetrahydrofolate cyclo-ligase — MTDDAVVTAKTALRARLLAERRAVPAQRHAAEAAALAGHLEELAGDSGTVCAYVPVRGEPGSTAMLDRLARRGVRVLVPVVRTDDDGAPLALWWGVYRPDALHTARFGLLEPPQPWLPAETVAEADLVVVPAVAVDRRGARLGRGAGFYDRSLCLRRSGVPLVAVVRDAELLDELPAEPHDVPMTHALTPGCGTVALG, encoded by the coding sequence GTGACCGACGACGCGGTGGTGACCGCCAAGACCGCGTTGCGGGCGCGGTTGCTCGCCGAGCGGCGCGCGGTGCCTGCCCAACGGCACGCCGCCGAGGCGGCCGCGCTGGCCGGACACCTCGAGGAACTGGCCGGTGATTCCGGCACGGTCTGCGCCTACGTGCCGGTGCGCGGTGAGCCCGGATCGACCGCGATGCTCGATCGGCTGGCCCGCCGCGGGGTGCGGGTACTGGTGCCGGTGGTGCGCACCGACGACGACGGCGCCCCCTTGGCGCTGTGGTGGGGTGTCTACCGGCCCGACGCACTGCACACCGCCCGGTTCGGCCTGCTCGAACCGCCGCAGCCGTGGCTGCCCGCCGAAACGGTGGCCGAGGCGGATCTGGTCGTGGTGCCGGCGGTGGCCGTCGACCGGCGCGGGGCGCGACTGGGGCGCGGCGCCGGTTTCTACGACCGCTCGCTGTGCTTGCGCCGGTCGGGTGTTCCGCTGGTCGCCGTGGTGCGCGACGCCGAACTTCTCGACGAGTTGCCCGCGGAACCCCACGATGTGCCGATGACGCACGCCCTGACCCCCGGGTGCGGAACGGTGGCGTTGGGCTGA
- the glpR gene encoding gephyrin-like molybdotransferase receptor GlpR — MPSIPQSLLWISLVVLWLFVLVPMLVSKRDAVRRTSDVALATRVLTSGSSARLLKRGGPATGHRSDPDWQRSVDDIEDVDEVDDDAEEVAEGGSRVFVAAAAVFVASTEEPAVGEQTELDYLDVDVVAEDSDELPLSEAGRAAEAEPALEADEEADAEAVTEDAGAADVDDEPEFEPEAETEPEGEAAPEAEAEGYEYEYVEDSSGLEPEAESSATGASARARRPRQDTAAVVSARKYEFRKRVLMSLAVVLVLSALTAFTVAPSAWWLCAGAAGATVLYLAYLRRQTRIEQQVRARRARRAERPRAQRESVRQADAYEVVPSRLRRPGVAVLEIDDEDPVFEHLEYASSAGRYDWRGDLPRAAGQ, encoded by the coding sequence ATGCCCAGCATCCCGCAATCTTTGCTCTGGATCTCACTGGTCGTCCTCTGGCTGTTCGTACTGGTCCCGATGCTGGTCAGCAAACGTGACGCGGTACGCCGAACCAGTGACGTCGCCTTGGCGACCCGGGTTCTCACCAGTGGATCCAGTGCCCGGCTGCTCAAACGCGGCGGCCCGGCCACCGGCCACCGCAGCGACCCCGACTGGCAGCGCAGCGTCGACGACATCGAAGACGTCGACGAGGTCGACGACGACGCCGAAGAGGTCGCCGAGGGCGGCTCGCGGGTGTTCGTCGCCGCCGCGGCGGTGTTCGTGGCCTCCACCGAGGAACCGGCCGTCGGCGAGCAGACCGAACTGGACTACCTCGACGTCGATGTCGTCGCCGAGGACTCCGACGAACTCCCGCTGTCCGAAGCCGGGCGGGCCGCCGAGGCCGAACCCGCACTCGAGGCCGACGAGGAGGCCGACGCCGAAGCCGTCACCGAGGACGCCGGGGCCGCCGACGTCGACGACGAGCCCGAGTTCGAGCCCGAAGCCGAGACCGAGCCCGAAGGCGAGGCAGCGCCGGAGGCCGAGGCCGAGGGCTACGAGTACGAGTACGTCGAGGACAGCTCGGGCCTGGAACCCGAGGCCGAATCGAGCGCGACCGGTGCCTCGGCCCGTGCGCGCCGGCCCCGCCAGGACACCGCCGCCGTGGTCAGTGCGCGCAAGTACGAGTTCCGCAAGCGGGTGCTGATGTCGCTGGCGGTGGTCCTGGTGCTCTCCGCGCTGACGGCCTTCACCGTGGCCCCCAGTGCGTGGTGGCTGTGCGCCGGAGCGGCCGGCGCGACGGTGCTCTACCTGGCCTACCTGCGCCGCCAGACCCGCATCGAGCAGCAGGTGCGGGCACGTCGTGCGCGGCGAGCCGAGCGGCCCCGCGCGCAGCGGGAGAGCGTCCGCCAAGCCGACGCATACGAGGTGGTGCCGTCGCGGTTGCGGCGTCCCGGCGTGGCGGTGCTGGAGATCGACGACGAGGACCCGGTGTTCGAGCACCTGGAGTACGCGTCGAGTGCCGGACGCTACGACTGGCGGGGCGACCTGCCCCGCGCGGCCGGCCAGTAG